The following are from one region of the Quercus robur chromosome 1, dhQueRobu3.1, whole genome shotgun sequence genome:
- the LOC126721889 gene encoding B3 domain-containing transcription factor VRN1-like isoform X4: MAFQCQRDGEDAQARSPHFFKIILGDTRLEGKLRVPRKFISKYGGGLSNTAYLKLPHGAEWKVELTDSDGEIWFQNGWHEFANYHSLKQGHLLVLRYEGNSHFYVLLFDASAKEIDYSFDDKLQVPKMEDIESDDNSVEILDDLRPSRKTRMKSSLSCPLPNKRAKTNPRNSNLQAGDPHFRAEVTKATGTMLEKSKTNAGLPYKAEECSGATRCLKLEVIEKMQPLSVSVKDRALYRARAFESGNPFFTVVMQPSYFQDGRLNISSNFANKYLRKTNDDIILWVSDEGNWSIRVRFREAHTGARAKFCHGWKAFAHENNLKVGDVHL; the protein is encoded by the exons ATGGCTTTCCAATGCCAGAGAGATGGTGAAGATGCCCAGGCTAGGTCCCCgcatttttttaagattatcCTGGGTGACACTCGTCTAGAAGGAAAGCTT AGGGTTCCAAGAAAGTTTATTAGCAAATATGGAGGTGGTCTGTCAAATACTGCATATCTTAAGCTTCCCCATGGTGCAGAATGGAAAGTAGAGTTGACAGATAGCGATGGTGAGATTTGGTTTCAAAATGGTTGGCATGAATTTGCAAACTATCACTCTCTAAAGCAGGGGCACTTGCTAGTTTTaagatatgaaggaaattcccACTTTTATGTACTCCTATTTGATGCGAGTGCAAAAGAAATAGACTATTCTTTTGATGACAAACTCCAAGTTCCAAAGATGGAAGATATTGAGAGTGATGATAACTCAGTTGAAATCTTGGATGACCTTCGCCCAAGTCGAAAAACAAGGATGAAATCGTCATTATCATGTCCTTTGCCAAATAAAAGGGCAAAGACCAATCCAAGAAATTCCAATTTACAAGCAGGGGATCCACATTTCAGAGCTGAAGTCACTAAAGCTACAGGGACAATGTTAGAGAAATCAAAAACGAATGCAGGGTTACCTTATAAAG CAGAAGAATGCAGTGGAGCTACTAGATGCCTAAAACTTGAGGTTATTGAGAAGATGCAGCCATTGTCTGTCAGTGTAAAAGATAGAGCTCTTTATAGAGCTAGAGCTTTTGAATCTGGAAATCCTTTTTTCACGGTTGTTATGCAACCTTCATATTTTCAAGATGGGAGATTG AATATATCATCCAACTTTGCCAACAAATACCTAAGGAAGACAAATGATGATATCATCCTTTGGGTTTCTGATGAGGGAAATTGGTCCATTCGAGTCAGATTTAGGGAAGCCCATACAGGAGCAAGAGCCAAATTTTGCCATGGTTGGAAGGCATTTGCCCATGAAAATAACTTGAAAGTAGGTGATGTTCACCTTTGA
- the LOC126721889 gene encoding B3 domain-containing transcription factor VRN1-like isoform X2, whose amino-acid sequence MKLQSSFGHIVKRVPRKFISKYGGGLSNTAYLKLPHGAEWKVELTDSDGEIWFQNGWHEFANYHSLKQGHLLVLRYEGNSHFYVLLFDASAKEIDYSFDDKLQVPKMEDIESDDNSVEILDDLRPSRKTRMKSSLSCPLPNKRAKTNPRNSNLQAGDPHFRAEVTKATGTMLEKSKTNAGLPYKEECSGATRCLKLEVIEKMQPLSVSVKDRALYRARAFESGNPFFTVVMQPSYFQDGRLNISSNFANKYLRKTNDDIILWVSDEGNWSIRVRFREAHTGARAKFCHGWKAFAHENNLKVGDVHL is encoded by the exons ATGAAGCTGCAGTCCTCTTTTGGTCATATTGTTAAG AGGGTTCCAAGAAAGTTTATTAGCAAATATGGAGGTGGTCTGTCAAATACTGCATATCTTAAGCTTCCCCATGGTGCAGAATGGAAAGTAGAGTTGACAGATAGCGATGGTGAGATTTGGTTTCAAAATGGTTGGCATGAATTTGCAAACTATCACTCTCTAAAGCAGGGGCACTTGCTAGTTTTaagatatgaaggaaattcccACTTTTATGTACTCCTATTTGATGCGAGTGCAAAAGAAATAGACTATTCTTTTGATGACAAACTCCAAGTTCCAAAGATGGAAGATATTGAGAGTGATGATAACTCAGTTGAAATCTTGGATGACCTTCGCCCAAGTCGAAAAACAAGGATGAAATCGTCATTATCATGTCCTTTGCCAAATAAAAGGGCAAAGACCAATCCAAGAAATTCCAATTTACAAGCAGGGGATCCACATTTCAGAGCTGAAGTCACTAAAGCTACAGGGACAATGTTAGAGAAATCAAAAACGAATGCAGGGTTACCTTATAAAG AAGAATGCAGTGGAGCTACTAGATGCCTAAAACTTGAGGTTATTGAGAAGATGCAGCCATTGTCTGTCAGTGTAAAAGATAGAGCTCTTTATAGAGCTAGAGCTTTTGAATCTGGAAATCCTTTTTTCACGGTTGTTATGCAACCTTCATATTTTCAAGATGGGAGATTG AATATATCATCCAACTTTGCCAACAAATACCTAAGGAAGACAAATGATGATATCATCCTTTGGGTTTCTGATGAGGGAAATTGGTCCATTCGAGTCAGATTTAGGGAAGCCCATACAGGAGCAAGAGCCAAATTTTGCCATGGTTGGAAGGCATTTGCCCATGAAAATAACTTGAAAGTAGGTGATGTTCACCTTTGA
- the LOC126721889 gene encoding B3 domain-containing transcription factor VRN1-like isoform X3, whose product MHFKKEIGLHLSSFEGDSVSKKKRKKAFKEIHKFSSIRSDKRVPRKFISKYGGGLSNTAYLKLPHGAEWKVELTDSDGEIWFQNGWHEFANYHSLKQGHLLVLRYEGNSHFYVLLFDASAKEIDYSFDDKLQVPKMEDIESDDNSVEILDDLRPSRKTRMKSSLSCPLPNKRAKTNPRNSNLQAGDPHFRAEVTKATGTMLEKSKTNAGLPYKAEECSGATRCLKLEVIEKMQPLSVSVKDRALYRARAFESGNPFFTVVMQPSYFQDGRLNISSNFANKYLRKTNDDIILWVSDEGNWSIRVRFREAHTGARAKFCHGWKAFAHENNLKVGDVHL is encoded by the exons ATGCACTTCAAAAAGGAGATTGGTTTACATCTATCTAGCTTCGAAGGAGATTCtgtcagcaaaaaaaaaagaaaaaaggcttTCAAGGAGATTCATAAATTTTCATCAATCCGCTCAGACAAG AGGGTTCCAAGAAAGTTTATTAGCAAATATGGAGGTGGTCTGTCAAATACTGCATATCTTAAGCTTCCCCATGGTGCAGAATGGAAAGTAGAGTTGACAGATAGCGATGGTGAGATTTGGTTTCAAAATGGTTGGCATGAATTTGCAAACTATCACTCTCTAAAGCAGGGGCACTTGCTAGTTTTaagatatgaaggaaattcccACTTTTATGTACTCCTATTTGATGCGAGTGCAAAAGAAATAGACTATTCTTTTGATGACAAACTCCAAGTTCCAAAGATGGAAGATATTGAGAGTGATGATAACTCAGTTGAAATCTTGGATGACCTTCGCCCAAGTCGAAAAACAAGGATGAAATCGTCATTATCATGTCCTTTGCCAAATAAAAGGGCAAAGACCAATCCAAGAAATTCCAATTTACAAGCAGGGGATCCACATTTCAGAGCTGAAGTCACTAAAGCTACAGGGACAATGTTAGAGAAATCAAAAACGAATGCAGGGTTACCTTATAAAG CAGAAGAATGCAGTGGAGCTACTAGATGCCTAAAACTTGAGGTTATTGAGAAGATGCAGCCATTGTCTGTCAGTGTAAAAGATAGAGCTCTTTATAGAGCTAGAGCTTTTGAATCTGGAAATCCTTTTTTCACGGTTGTTATGCAACCTTCATATTTTCAAGATGGGAGATTG AATATATCATCCAACTTTGCCAACAAATACCTAAGGAAGACAAATGATGATATCATCCTTTGGGTTTCTGATGAGGGAAATTGGTCCATTCGAGTCAGATTTAGGGAAGCCCATACAGGAGCAAGAGCCAAATTTTGCCATGGTTGGAAGGCATTTGCCCATGAAAATAACTTGAAAGTAGGTGATGTTCACCTTTGA
- the LOC126721889 gene encoding B3 domain-containing transcription factor VRN1-like isoform X1, whose protein sequence is MKLQSSFGHIVKRVPRKFISKYGGGLSNTAYLKLPHGAEWKVELTDSDGEIWFQNGWHEFANYHSLKQGHLLVLRYEGNSHFYVLLFDASAKEIDYSFDDKLQVPKMEDIESDDNSVEILDDLRPSRKTRMKSSLSCPLPNKRAKTNPRNSNLQAGDPHFRAEVTKATGTMLEKSKTNAGLPYKAEECSGATRCLKLEVIEKMQPLSVSVKDRALYRARAFESGNPFFTVVMQPSYFQDGRLNISSNFANKYLRKTNDDIILWVSDEGNWSIRVRFREAHTGARAKFCHGWKAFAHENNLKVGDVHL, encoded by the exons ATGAAGCTGCAGTCCTCTTTTGGTCATATTGTTAAG AGGGTTCCAAGAAAGTTTATTAGCAAATATGGAGGTGGTCTGTCAAATACTGCATATCTTAAGCTTCCCCATGGTGCAGAATGGAAAGTAGAGTTGACAGATAGCGATGGTGAGATTTGGTTTCAAAATGGTTGGCATGAATTTGCAAACTATCACTCTCTAAAGCAGGGGCACTTGCTAGTTTTaagatatgaaggaaattcccACTTTTATGTACTCCTATTTGATGCGAGTGCAAAAGAAATAGACTATTCTTTTGATGACAAACTCCAAGTTCCAAAGATGGAAGATATTGAGAGTGATGATAACTCAGTTGAAATCTTGGATGACCTTCGCCCAAGTCGAAAAACAAGGATGAAATCGTCATTATCATGTCCTTTGCCAAATAAAAGGGCAAAGACCAATCCAAGAAATTCCAATTTACAAGCAGGGGATCCACATTTCAGAGCTGAAGTCACTAAAGCTACAGGGACAATGTTAGAGAAATCAAAAACGAATGCAGGGTTACCTTATAAAG CAGAAGAATGCAGTGGAGCTACTAGATGCCTAAAACTTGAGGTTATTGAGAAGATGCAGCCATTGTCTGTCAGTGTAAAAGATAGAGCTCTTTATAGAGCTAGAGCTTTTGAATCTGGAAATCCTTTTTTCACGGTTGTTATGCAACCTTCATATTTTCAAGATGGGAGATTG AATATATCATCCAACTTTGCCAACAAATACCTAAGGAAGACAAATGATGATATCATCCTTTGGGTTTCTGATGAGGGAAATTGGTCCATTCGAGTCAGATTTAGGGAAGCCCATACAGGAGCAAGAGCCAAATTTTGCCATGGTTGGAAGGCATTTGCCCATGAAAATAACTTGAAAGTAGGTGATGTTCACCTTTGA